The Algoriphagus sanaruensis genome window below encodes:
- a CDS encoding anthranilate synthase component I family protein yields MNHVKYPILTTYRKRLADTITPVSIYLQIRDRFANPILLESSDYHGQENSYSYICFNPLATFEFNAGKVTEKLPDGKELVYEVTDQKRLMDCLRAFGNKFDPTPDTFKFSTNGLFGYIQYDTVGWFEDIKLSKTAPNEIPMMRYAMYQNIIVVDHYKNELHLFEHRVPGANNSEYIAEIETLLNNKNIPAYTFKRVGEEVSNYTDEEFLKILNQGREHCFRGDVFQIVLSRRFSTQFKGDEFNVYRALRSVNPSPYLFYFDYGSFKVFGSSPEAQIVVKNRKATIYPIAGTFRRTGNDAEDALLARKLYDDPKENSEHVMLVDLARNDLSRSSDLVEVDVFKEIQYYSHVIHLVSKVTGQLADGANPLQLVADTFPAGTLSGAPKYRAMELIDQLENVSRQFYGGAIGYLGFNGDFNHAILIRSFVSENNHLRFQAGAGVVAKSSIPSELQEVANKLEALRVALRAAEGI; encoded by the coding sequence ATGAACCACGTCAAGTATCCGATTCTCACTACGTACCGCAAGCGGCTGGCTGATACGATCACGCCGGTAAGCATTTATTTACAGATCAGAGACCGATTTGCCAATCCAATTTTATTGGAATCTTCCGACTACCATGGTCAGGAAAACAGCTATTCCTACATCTGCTTTAATCCCTTGGCTACTTTTGAATTTAATGCTGGAAAAGTCACGGAAAAGCTTCCAGATGGCAAAGAGTTGGTGTATGAAGTTACTGATCAGAAGCGCCTGATGGATTGTTTGAGGGCTTTTGGAAATAAATTTGATCCCACACCGGACACCTTTAAATTCAGTACAAATGGCCTTTTCGGTTACATTCAATACGACACGGTAGGCTGGTTTGAGGATATCAAGCTGAGTAAAACGGCTCCGAATGAAATCCCCATGATGCGCTATGCGATGTACCAAAATATCATCGTGGTGGATCATTACAAAAACGAATTGCATCTCTTTGAGCACCGAGTTCCCGGAGCAAACAATTCGGAGTATATCGCCGAAATCGAAACTTTACTCAACAATAAAAATATCCCCGCCTACACCTTCAAAAGAGTGGGAGAGGAAGTGTCCAACTACACGGATGAGGAGTTTTTGAAAATCCTCAACCAAGGTCGCGAGCATTGCTTCCGTGGTGATGTCTTTCAAATTGTACTTTCCAGACGCTTTTCTACCCAATTCAAAGGAGATGAATTCAATGTCTATCGAGCACTTCGTTCGGTCAACCCTTCTCCTTATCTCTTTTACTTTGATTATGGATCATTCAAGGTGTTTGGAAGTTCGCCAGAAGCCCAAATCGTAGTTAAAAATCGGAAAGCAACGATTTATCCGATTGCGGGTACCTTCAGACGGACCGGAAATGATGCAGAAGATGCACTTCTAGCTCGTAAGCTGTATGATGATCCCAAGGAAAATTCCGAGCATGTCATGTTAGTCGATTTGGCAAGGAATGACCTTTCAAGATCTTCCGATTTAGTGGAGGTAGATGTATTTAAAGAGATTCAATACTATTCTCACGTGATTCATTTGGTTTCCAAAGTCACGGGGCAACTTGCAGACGGAGCAAATCCCCTTCAGTTGGTTGCAGATACCTTTCCAGCAGGTACACTATCGGGTGCTCCGAAGTACCGAGCAATGGAACTCATTGACCAACTGGAGAACGTAAGCCGTCAATTTTACGGCGGAGCAATTGGCTATTTAGGTTTCAATGGCGATTTCAACCATGCCATTTTGATCAGGTCTTTTGTATCAGAAAATAATCATTTGAGGTTCCAGGCCGGGGCAGGTGTGGTAGCAAAAAGCTCCATT